In Pseudomonadota bacterium, one DNA window encodes the following:
- the rplP gene encoding 50S ribosomal protein L16 produces MLQPQKTKYRKQQKGRLRGVAWRGCNLSFGDYGLQSLTHGWVTSRQIEAARMAMSRATKRGGKLWVRIFPDKPITKKPAETRMGKGKGSPEEWVVPVKRGRMLYEIKGVTADIARESLRLASHKLPLKTKIVEREVYRESK; encoded by the coding sequence ATGCTACAGCCACAGAAGACGAAATACAGGAAGCAGCAGAAGGGCAGGCTGCGCGGCGTCGCGTGGAGGGGCTGCAACCTCTCCTTCGGCGATTACGGGCTCCAGTCCCTGACCCACGGGTGGGTCACCTCGAGACAGATCGAGGCGGCCCGCATGGCCATGAGCCGCGCCACCAAGCGCGGCGGCAAGCTCTGGGTCAGGATCTTCCCGGACAAGCCGATAACCAAGAAGCCGGCTGAGACCAGGATGGGAAAGGGGAAGGGCTCCCCGGAGGAGTGGGTCGTCCCGGTCAAGCGCGGCAGGATGCTCTACGAGATAAAGGGGGTGACCGCGGACATAGCCCGCGAGTCGCTCAGGCTCGCGTCGCACAAGCTGCCGCTGAAGACTAAGATCGTGGAGCGGGAGGTCTATCGTGAATCCAA
- the rpsC gene encoding 30S ribosomal protein S3: MGQKTHPIGFRLGVSKTWNSKWYAQKDGYRRQVHEDLFIRREIKKRLEHTGVSHVDIDRAAGKVTINIFTSRPGLVIGKKGAGIDALRMDIQKRVAAADDVQINIREVRKAEIDAQLVAENVAQQLIRRIAFRRAMKKAVTSALKLGAEGIKVQCAGRLGGAEIARCEWYREGRVPLHTLRADVEYGFAEARTTYGIIGVKAWVYKGEILPEKRESLLPGQPR, translated from the coding sequence ATGGGACAGAAGACGCATCCTATAGGATTCAGGCTGGGTGTCAGCAAGACCTGGAACTCCAAGTGGTACGCCCAGAAGGACGGCTACCGCAGGCAGGTCCACGAGGACCTGTTCATCCGCCGGGAGATCAAGAAGAGGCTCGAGCACACCGGCGTCTCCCACGTGGATATCGACCGCGCCGCCGGCAAGGTGACGATCAACATATTCACCTCCAGGCCAGGCCTCGTGATCGGCAAGAAGGGCGCCGGCATCGACGCGCTGAGGATGGACATCCAGAAGAGGGTGGCGGCCGCCGACGACGTGCAGATAAACATCCGCGAGGTCCGCAAGGCGGAGATCGACGCGCAGCTGGTGGCGGAGAACGTAGCGCAGCAGCTGATCAGGCGCATAGCGTTCCGCCGCGCCATGAAGAAGGCGGTCACCTCCGCGCTGAAGCTTGGGGCAGAGGGGATCAAGGTCCAGTGCGCCGGGAGGCTCGGCGGCGCCGAGATCGCCAGGTGCGAGTGGTACCGCGAGGGCAGGGTGCCGCTGCACACGCTCAGGGCCGACGTGGAGTACGGGTTCGCCGAGGCCAGGACCACATACGGCATCATCGGCGTGAAGGCGTGGGTCTACAAGGGCGAGATATTGCCTGAGAAGAGGGAGTCCCTGCTGCCGGGGCAGCCCAGGTAA